The Flavobacterium piscisymbiosum genome includes a region encoding these proteins:
- a CDS encoding UvrD-helicase domain-containing protein — MVSAFIIILSTLVFLIVVHNQNLQKKKYQDKKYLTNLNEAQSFINYIENLNDYITWVERDRIKSEYASAIHFFKNRTNFYKKEQTVKVFNDIFEDFDKYIVQYNKNYISTQKEELKLFFDTIEEKKLDDQQRTAVITDEHSNLIIAGAGSGKTLTILGKVQYLIEQKNIRPDEILVLSFTQKTVSELNERLQKINLGVQATTFHKLGYDIIKKFHTDIPAVTNENTLCGVIREYLKADILDDDQALQSYIQYVACYMNIPEEHDSYDSLGEKLDTEKGIDFGTLKSKCEPLNIVANPDLNTMNGERVRSVEELMIANYLYLNGIEYEYEKPYPYGDSLYRPDFFLTDYNIYLEHFGVDEHDEAKWLTPFNAQKYVEEMELKRNTHKEYKTRLLETYSYYNRDKILLEKLKSMLTAENVAFKPRDIKDIYAKVSDDEKNFGREINKLIESFINLIKSRQLDQNSLMELLSEKNKTQNTFMIERQGMFLEFALPILEKYDQKLKERIEIDFNDMINKAADAVKRNRPSYPYRYIIIDEYQDISFSRFNLIKEIRDLSGARLTCVGDDWQSIYRFAGSDVSLFSNFEKHVGKHEKLLIEQTYRNAQSLIDITSKYVQKNPSQISKKPSSNKDPLTEPINFVNYHPDEIEDVFIKQIQNLVVKYGNKSILVLGRHSFDINDLIKLRPESRIKYIERNDALEIKGFEEINIKYLTVHKSKGTEADNVIILNLRNHLLGFPNKMTDDPILSLLLSDEEEYRFAEERRLFYVALTRTRNEVILLIPADASLFTEELLKDHNYLLGKNNGRLNITNCPYCKTGKLVIRQNPLNSNHFLGCSHYPSCNQTYNSLEILNDSFLCFKCESGFMTKRTGIYGSFLGCTSYPECRNTINLK; from the coding sequence ATGGTTTCAGCATTTATTATCATTCTTAGCACTCTAGTATTTCTTATTGTTGTCCATAACCAAAATCTGCAAAAGAAAAAATATCAGGACAAAAAGTATTTAACTAATCTTAATGAAGCCCAGAGTTTTATTAACTACATTGAAAATTTAAACGACTACATCACCTGGGTGGAACGCGACCGGATAAAGTCTGAATATGCATCAGCAATACACTTCTTTAAAAACAGAACTAATTTTTACAAAAAAGAGCAAACCGTAAAGGTCTTCAATGACATATTCGAAGACTTTGACAAATACATCGTCCAGTACAACAAAAACTACATCAGCACTCAGAAGGAAGAGCTGAAACTGTTTTTCGATACTATTGAAGAAAAGAAATTAGACGATCAGCAGCGCACTGCCGTAATAACAGACGAGCATTCAAACCTCATCATTGCAGGAGCCGGTTCTGGAAAGACACTTACCATTCTTGGAAAAGTCCAATATCTTATTGAGCAGAAAAACATCAGGCCTGATGAAATCCTTGTGCTGTCCTTTACCCAAAAAACGGTTTCGGAATTGAATGAGAGGCTGCAAAAGATTAACCTTGGCGTCCAAGCCACCACCTTTCACAAACTTGGCTATGATATCATTAAAAAATTTCATACCGATATTCCCGCCGTCACCAATGAAAATACTTTATGTGGCGTTATCAGGGAATATCTGAAAGCCGACATTCTAGATGACGATCAGGCCCTGCAATCTTATATCCAATACGTGGCCTGCTATATGAATATCCCAGAAGAGCATGACAGCTACGATTCCTTGGGAGAAAAACTGGACACAGAAAAAGGGATCGATTTCGGTACGCTTAAATCAAAATGCGAGCCGTTAAACATAGTGGCAAACCCTGATCTAAATACCATGAACGGAGAAAGAGTCAGAAGCGTCGAAGAGCTTATGATAGCCAATTACCTTTATCTCAATGGAATTGAATATGAATATGAAAAGCCTTATCCCTATGGTGATTCATTGTACCGTCCTGACTTCTTTCTAACCGACTATAATATTTACTTAGAACATTTCGGCGTGGATGAGCATGATGAAGCTAAATGGCTCACACCGTTCAATGCACAGAAATATGTGGAGGAAATGGAGCTGAAAAGAAATACCCACAAAGAATATAAAACCAGGCTGCTTGAAACGTATTCCTATTACAACAGAGACAAAATTTTACTGGAGAAGCTTAAAAGTATGCTGACCGCAGAGAATGTAGCCTTTAAGCCCAGGGACATAAAGGATATCTATGCAAAGGTTTCAGATGATGAAAAAAACTTTGGCAGGGAGATAAACAAGCTTATTGAAAGCTTCATCAATCTCATAAAATCACGGCAACTGGACCAAAACTCACTGATGGAGCTTTTGTCGGAGAAAAATAAAACGCAAAACACTTTCATGATCGAACGCCAAGGAATGTTTCTGGAGTTTGCACTTCCCATTCTTGAAAAGTATGACCAGAAGCTGAAAGAGAGAATTGAGATCGATTTCAATGATATGATCAATAAGGCCGCAGACGCTGTAAAAAGAAATAGGCCAAGTTATCCATACAGATATATTATCATAGATGAATATCAGGACATTTCTTTTTCGAGATTCAATCTGATTAAGGAAATCCGAGATCTCTCAGGCGCAAGACTGACCTGCGTCGGGGATGACTGGCAGTCCATTTACCGTTTTGCGGGAAGCGATGTTTCACTATTCAGTAATTTTGAAAAGCATGTCGGCAAGCATGAAAAATTACTCATAGAGCAGACTTACAGAAACGCACAGTCCCTTATTGACATAACCTCAAAATATGTCCAAAAAAATCCCAGCCAAATTTCAAAAAAACCTAGTTCCAATAAAGATCCTTTAACTGAGCCCATAAATTTTGTGAATTATCATCCTGATGAAATCGAGGATGTTTTTATAAAACAAATTCAAAACTTAGTAGTCAAGTATGGAAATAAATCGATTTTAGTCTTAGGAAGACACAGCTTTGACATCAATGATCTGATAAAGCTTAGGCCAGAAAGCAGAATTAAATATATCGAAAGAAATGACGCTTTAGAGATCAAAGGCTTCGAAGAAATCAATATTAAATATCTGACGGTCCATAAATCCAAAGGAACTGAAGCGGACAATGTAATTATTTTAAATCTCAGAAATCATCTGTTGGGGTTTCCTAACAAGATGACCGATGATCCTATCTTATCCCTCCTGCTGAGTGATGAAGAAGAATATCGATTTGCAGAAGAGCGCAGGCTGTTTTATGTAGCCTTGACCAGAACCAGAAATGAAGTCATACTGCTAATTCCAGCAGATGCATCGTTATTTACAGAGGAGCTGTTAAAAGATCATAATTATCTTCTTGGTAAAAATAACGGCAGATTAAATATTACTAATTGTCCTTACTGTAAAACAGGAAAATTGGTAATCAGACAGAATCCTTTGAATAGCAATCATTTTTTGGGTTGCTCGCATTATCCCAGCTGTAACCAGACCTACAACAGCCTAGAAATTTTGAATGATAGTTTTCTATGCTTTAAATGCGAAAGCGGTTTTATGACAAAAAGGACAGGGATTTATGGAAGCTTTCTGGGATGTACAAGTTATCCTGAATGCCGAAACACAATAAATTTAAAATAG
- a CDS encoding zeta toxin family protein — MNKNLYIIAGCNGAGKTTASFTILPEILNCKEFVNADEIAKGLSPFQPEKAAFESGRIMLHRINELLANNEVFAFETTLATKSYKEKVISAQEKGYKVVLLFFWLDSVDLAIERVKTRVQEGGHNIETDVIKRRYKNGITNLFAIYLPIVNEALIFDNTAVKAELIAQKTLGNDIEVIDEIKFDKLKKNQS; from the coding sequence ATGAATAAAAATCTCTATATAATTGCAGGTTGTAATGGTGCAGGCAAGACTACTGCTTCATTTACAATACTTCCTGAAATACTAAATTGTAAGGAGTTTGTAAATGCGGACGAAATTGCTAAAGGACTTTCTCCTTTCCAGCCTGAAAAAGCTGCCTTTGAATCGGGAAGAATAATGCTCCACAGAATCAATGAATTATTAGCAAATAATGAAGTTTTTGCCTTTGAAACGACTTTAGCCACAAAGAGCTATAAGGAGAAAGTGATTTCGGCTCAAGAAAAAGGCTATAAAGTGGTTCTTTTATTTTTTTGGCTCGATAGTGTTGACCTGGCAATTGAAAGGGTCAAGACGAGGGTTCAGGAAGGCGGACACAATATTGAAACCGATGTTATTAAACGCAGATATAAAAACGGAATAACTAATTTGTTTGCTATATATTTGCCTATAGTTAACGAGGCATTGATTTTTGACAATACAGCTGTAAAAGCTGAATTGATAGCACAGAAAACTTTAGGTAATGATATTGAAGTTATAGATGAAATCAAGTTCGATAAACTCAAAAAGAACCAATCATGA
- a CDS encoding DUF3320 domain-containing protein: MSESILPKLEASRKELLDLGMRNTLLNYKASKVKGLQIVQEQSSSIYDILVKQNKAMTFLGRPGKDEDDELFELPELTEPELQDAYNDTRLQTNETEKKLQTKILNTYYFARTSIEEQGVNMLYLALGILNWYEKGNNDDTRKAPLILLPVVLERSSANERFRLRYSGTEIGANLSLQAKMMVDFSITIPDLPEEEELDLKTYYSIVKERISHIKNWSVDEDAIELGFFSFGKFMIYHDLDSEKWPENKKPFDHTILQSLFGTGFNEPQPSTGEEHHLDNDTNADELMQVVDADSSQVIAMLAVHEGRNMVIQGPPGTGKSQTITNLIADAVGNGKKVLFVAEKMAALEVVKRRLDNINLGEACLELHSHKANKRELHNELKRILELGRPTITRLEEEIRFLHPMINELNQYCTSVNSEISKSGFSAQEVMGKLLQIATLNKDYKFPKIHVENISEWDSIRIKEVEQLADKIQVRLEKIGQPENLLFYGTGIKIFLPIDEETSKELLEVAIQDTSEAISLINSVSGYIGIHPSMKKEDIDQLLKTIKTAAENPGLSSINISDPAWLNNQADIAELLETGIRLQEMHKKYDSLVIPEAWDYDLLEVRQNLIVHGSKWYKFLIGDYKNSVKKLAAILTAPLPSDLNEKLEYVNSLMEGKRLTASLLSLEPLAQKLFDIRYQKKRTDWKIIKNAAQYLQELHILIQDNVISNTFLLFLSKNENPSTAADFLIDLENSLEKQKKSLKSVLEKLDLKDNPILDTSLTTQQNLLEKWSKNLPEIHQAVSWNVMKEEITQNGVDFLIKAVYNWPDAVLLLKTAVQKTWYEHLIEQAMTNSAELRKFERSSHEEIIEKFKRLDVLNQFYNRAKVALRHWESLPKQEGGGQINVLKNEFNRKARHMPIRKLMQEAGLAIQAIKPVIMMSPMSIANFLPPNSIDFDLVIFDEASQVRPVDALGAILRGKQVVVVGDTKQMPPTSFFDKLNTDTEDEENVTADMQSILGMCDAQGAPQRMLRWHYRSRHESLINLSNQEFYENKLIIFPSPGSKNKMGLAFNHLPETYYDKGKTRTNPKEAEKVADAIISHALNNPKLSLGVVAFSTAQMQAIQNALEIKRRKNPEVESFFRSHPTEPLFIKNLENVQGDERDVIFISIGYGRTEDGKFPMSFGPLNNEGGERRLNVLITRAKSRCEVFTNFTAGDMNPGPNAKFGIRALKSFLYYAQHGKFESDKEEIKSRPQPFEEIVAQSLRDNGYIVREKVGSAGFYIDLAIVDNENPGRYMLGICCDGKSYESAKSARDRNRLRTMVLEGMGWKLFNVWSTDWFRNPEGELSLLMETIENAKNQIEHNDVLEEELMEDLKNLVREEPEEIDDSIPRYIKASLPTDVAHQEIHTYSLGKLGTWIQEVVKVESPVHFEEMARRIADANGISKIGSRVRASITDATNYALKAGLIKKKDDFLWHFEDHLPIIRDRSFLNPASKKLSFISDEEMNLAIIKVIESSIAIQPDNAVVLIAKLFGFARVTEDMRNHILQSLAKAVKSEVIIKDGEFLKLV, encoded by the coding sequence ATGTCTGAATCAATTCTACCCAAATTGGAAGCCTCTCGTAAAGAGCTTTTAGATCTAGGAATGCGCAATACACTGCTTAATTATAAGGCTTCGAAAGTTAAAGGCCTGCAGATTGTACAGGAACAATCTTCTTCTATATATGATATCTTGGTAAAACAGAATAAGGCAATGACTTTTCTGGGCCGTCCCGGTAAAGATGAAGATGATGAATTATTTGAGCTTCCGGAACTTACCGAACCGGAACTGCAGGACGCTTACAATGATACCCGATTACAGACCAATGAGACAGAAAAAAAGCTTCAGACCAAAATATTAAACACCTATTATTTTGCCAGAACCAGCATTGAAGAGCAGGGTGTCAACATGCTCTATCTTGCCTTGGGAATACTTAACTGGTATGAGAAAGGAAATAATGACGATACAAGAAAAGCACCATTGATTCTACTTCCTGTAGTTCTGGAGCGTTCCAGTGCAAATGAACGCTTCCGTTTAAGATACAGCGGGACTGAAATTGGAGCAAACCTTTCGCTGCAGGCTAAAATGATGGTGGATTTCAGCATCACTATTCCCGATCTTCCTGAAGAAGAGGAATTGGACCTCAAAACATATTACAGCATTGTAAAGGAGCGAATCAGCCATATTAAAAATTGGAGTGTTGACGAGGACGCCATTGAACTCGGATTCTTTTCTTTTGGTAAATTCATGATTTACCATGATTTAGACAGTGAAAAATGGCCGGAAAATAAAAAACCGTTCGACCATACTATTCTACAATCCTTATTTGGCACCGGATTTAACGAGCCCCAGCCGTCAACTGGTGAAGAGCATCATCTTGACAACGATACAAATGCTGACGAGCTGATGCAGGTAGTGGATGCCGACAGTTCACAGGTTATAGCAATGCTTGCCGTACATGAGGGACGAAACATGGTAATACAGGGACCTCCCGGAACAGGTAAATCACAGACTATTACAAATCTTATAGCAGATGCTGTCGGCAATGGAAAAAAAGTACTTTTCGTAGCTGAAAAAATGGCCGCGCTGGAAGTTGTAAAACGAAGACTGGATAATATCAACCTGGGCGAGGCATGCTTGGAACTTCACAGCCACAAAGCAAATAAAAGGGAATTACATAATGAATTAAAACGGATACTTGAATTAGGAAGACCGACAATTACCCGATTGGAGGAAGAAATCAGGTTTCTCCATCCTATGATAAACGAGCTTAACCAATATTGCACTTCCGTAAATTCCGAGATTTCAAAAAGCGGCTTCTCAGCACAGGAAGTGATGGGCAAACTATTACAAATTGCAACCCTTAACAAAGACTACAAATTTCCGAAAATACACGTTGAAAATATCAGCGAGTGGGATTCAATACGAATTAAGGAAGTTGAACAGCTAGCCGACAAAATACAGGTAAGACTGGAAAAAATCGGACAACCGGAAAACCTGCTTTTCTACGGGACCGGTATCAAAATTTTTCTTCCAATAGATGAGGAAACCTCAAAAGAATTATTAGAAGTCGCAATCCAAGATACATCTGAAGCAATAAGTCTTATTAATTCCGTATCAGGTTACATCGGAATTCATCCTTCCATGAAAAAAGAAGATATTGACCAATTGTTAAAAACCATCAAAACTGCAGCTGAAAATCCGGGACTTTCGTCGATAAATATAAGCGACCCGGCCTGGCTGAACAATCAAGCTGATATTGCTGAATTACTGGAAACTGGAATTCGTCTGCAGGAAATGCATAAAAAATATGACAGTTTAGTTATTCCAGAAGCTTGGGATTACGATCTGCTGGAAGTCAGACAAAATTTAATTGTACACGGGAGTAAATGGTACAAATTTTTAATAGGAGATTATAAAAACAGTGTAAAAAAATTAGCTGCAATTCTTACAGCTCCTCTGCCTTCAGATTTGAACGAAAAATTGGAATATGTCAATTCTTTAATGGAAGGAAAACGCCTTACAGCTTCTCTGCTATCATTAGAACCCTTAGCACAGAAATTATTTGATATCAGATATCAAAAGAAACGTACGGATTGGAAGATCATTAAAAATGCAGCCCAATATCTCCAAGAGTTGCACATTCTTATTCAAGACAACGTAATTTCAAATACTTTCCTTTTGTTTCTCAGCAAAAATGAGAACCCTTCTACTGCGGCTGACTTTTTAATTGATCTGGAGAATTCCTTAGAAAAACAAAAAAAATCATTAAAATCCGTTTTGGAAAAACTGGATCTAAAAGATAATCCAATACTGGATACAAGTTTAACCACACAGCAGAACTTATTGGAAAAATGGTCCAAAAATCTACCTGAGATACATCAGGCAGTATCTTGGAATGTAATGAAAGAAGAGATCACTCAAAATGGGGTTGATTTCTTAATTAAAGCTGTTTATAATTGGCCAGACGCCGTTCTGCTCTTAAAAACAGCAGTACAAAAAACCTGGTACGAGCATTTGATCGAGCAGGCAATGACAAATAGTGCCGAACTTCGCAAATTCGAAAGATCCAGCCATGAAGAAATTATTGAAAAATTTAAACGGCTTGATGTACTCAACCAGTTTTACAATCGTGCCAAAGTCGCTCTTAGACACTGGGAAAGTTTACCAAAGCAGGAAGGCGGCGGCCAGATAAATGTACTTAAAAACGAATTCAATCGCAAAGCCAGACATATGCCCATTAGAAAACTTATGCAGGAAGCAGGGCTGGCGATTCAGGCAATCAAGCCTGTTATAATGATGAGCCCTATGTCAATTGCCAATTTTCTTCCTCCAAACAGTATCGATTTCGACCTGGTTATTTTTGATGAAGCCAGCCAGGTACGTCCTGTTGATGCTCTGGGCGCTATTTTACGCGGAAAACAGGTAGTCGTTGTGGGTGATACGAAACAAATGCCTCCGACAAGTTTTTTTGACAAACTGAATACCGACACTGAAGATGAAGAAAATGTAACGGCTGATATGCAGAGTATCCTTGGAATGTGTGATGCCCAAGGTGCTCCCCAGCGTATGCTACGCTGGCATTACCGCAGCAGGCATGAGTCTTTAATCAACTTGTCAAATCAAGAGTTTTACGAAAATAAATTAATAATTTTTCCAAGTCCCGGTTCTAAAAACAAAATGGGATTAGCATTCAATCACCTGCCGGAGACTTATTATGATAAGGGTAAGACACGCACCAATCCTAAAGAAGCGGAGAAAGTTGCAGATGCCATTATTTCCCATGCCTTAAATAACCCGAAGCTAAGCCTTGGTGTCGTTGCATTCAGCACTGCACAAATGCAGGCGATCCAAAATGCTCTTGAGATAAAAAGAAGGAAAAATCCCGAAGTTGAAAGTTTCTTCAGAAGCCATCCTACTGAACCTCTTTTTATCAAAAACCTTGAAAATGTCCAAGGAGACGAAAGAGATGTTATTTTTATCAGTATTGGTTATGGAAGAACTGAAGACGGTAAATTTCCTATGAGTTTCGGCCCCCTAAATAATGAAGGCGGTGAGCGAAGACTTAATGTTCTGATTACAAGAGCAAAAAGCAGATGTGAAGTATTTACAAATTTTACCGCTGGTGATATGAATCCTGGACCAAATGCAAAATTTGGTATCAGGGCATTAAAAAGCTTTCTTTATTATGCCCAGCATGGAAAATTCGAAAGTGACAAGGAAGAAATAAAAAGCAGACCACAGCCATTTGAAGAAATTGTTGCCCAAAGCCTTCGAGACAATGGGTATATTGTCAGGGAAAAAGTAGGTTCTGCAGGATTCTATATTGATCTGGCCATAGTGGATAACGAGAACCCTGGAAGATATATGCTTGGAATATGCTGCGACGGAAAATCTTATGAATCTGCAAAGTCAGCCAGGGATCGAAATAGATTGAGAACTATGGTTCTTGAAGGAATGGGATGGAAATTATTTAATGTTTGGAGCACCGATTGGTTCCGCAATCCCGAAGGAGAACTAAGCCTTTTAATGGAAACCATCGAAAATGCCAAAAATCAAATCGAGCATAATGATGTGCTTGAAGAAGAATTAATGGAAGATTTGAAAAATCTTGTCCGAGAAGAGCCTGAAGAGATCGATGATTCGATCCCAAGATATATAAAAGCCTCACTACCGACTGATGTCGCTCATCAGGAAATCCACACTTATTCCCTTGGAAAACTTGGCACATGGATACAGGAAGTTGTCAAAGTAGAAAGTCCAGTCCACTTTGAAGAAATGGCACGCCGGATTGCAGATGCAAATGGCATTTCAAAAATCGGAAGCCGCGTCAGAGCATCTATTACAGATGCGACAAATTATGCTTTAAAAGCTGGATTGATTAAAAAGAAAGATGATTTTCTTTGGCATTTCGAAGATCACTTACCAATTATCAGGGATAGAAGTTTCCTTAATCCAGCTTCGAAAAAACTAAGTTTTATCTCCGATGAAGAAATGAACTTGGCAATAATCAAAGTTATTGAAAGCTCCATAGCTATCCAGCCGGATAATGCTGTTGTGTTAATTGCCAAGCTTTTTGGATTCGCAAGAGTGACAGAAGATATGCGAAACCATATTTTACAATCTTTAGCAAAAGCAGTCAAATCTGAAGTCATAATAAAAGATGGAGAGTTTTTAAAATTAGTGTAA
- a CDS encoding Cthe_2314 family HEPN domain-containing protein translates to MEITDFNDKLFKDFFEIVHRTMEEIRFHPEYSLSKNNHHLFSPEGNYANRVFGIYSKISETKEDLRKIEVFLRRLPLKKFYEENEISHLDYIKYHTEVFFHKSNTLLDLFKLFTNEVYELGYSEKKCTWGNLMKSEVVKDSLSIKVIEYYHKSFEHIIKARNLNTHRGIFKDSEKDDIEAPLMIYRNSEKFNMKLGDDFRKMMPKFLLEYKLKKYKNERLLYIKSGNNAAEQYINFFMNVTIPEFLNRAKAKQ, encoded by the coding sequence ATGGAAATAACAGACTTTAACGACAAATTGTTTAAAGATTTTTTTGAAATTGTTCATCGTACAATGGAAGAGATTCGTTTTCATCCAGAGTATAGCTTATCCAAAAACAATCATCATTTATTTAGTCCAGAGGGGAATTATGCTAATAGAGTTTTTGGCATTTATTCTAAAATAAGTGAAACGAAAGAAGATTTAAGAAAAATAGAAGTTTTTCTTCGTCGACTTCCATTAAAAAAGTTTTATGAAGAAAATGAAATTTCTCATTTAGATTATATTAAATATCACACCGAAGTTTTCTTTCACAAATCCAATACACTCTTAGATTTGTTCAAATTATTTACCAATGAAGTATACGAACTTGGGTATTCCGAAAAAAAATGTACTTGGGGTAATTTAATGAAATCGGAAGTAGTTAAAGACTCATTATCAATAAAAGTAATAGAATATTATCATAAAAGTTTTGAGCACATAATTAAAGCCAGAAATTTAAATACTCATCGTGGAATATTCAAGGATTCGGAAAAAGATGATATTGAAGCTCCACTGATGATTTACAGGAATTCAGAAAAATTTAATATGAAATTAGGTGATGACTTCAGAAAAATGATGCCCAAATTTTTATTGGAATATAAGCTGAAAAAATACAAAAATGAAAGATTATTGTACATTAAGAGTGGAAATAATGCAGCTGAGCAGTATATCAATTTTTTTATGAACGTAACAATCCCTGAATTTTTAAATAGGGCTAAAGCAAAACAATAA